The Helicobacteraceae bacterium genome includes a region encoding these proteins:
- the purL gene encoding phosphoribosylformylglycinamidine synthase subunit PurL has product MSRDIESLLKAHKISNEEYERINRILGREPNLTELGVIGAMWSEHCSYKSSKKYLRGFPSEAEWVVQGPGENAGAIDIGGGYAAVFKMESHNHPSFIEPYQGAATGVGGILRDIFTMGARPIANLNSLRFGDITNDDAIGKLHRRLLRGVSAGISGYGNCIGVAMLGGETTFDESYNGNILVNAFTLGIVRKDRLFYGRSEGIGNPVIYVGSKTGRDGLGGAVMASDSFADESKSKRPTVQVGDPFTEKLLMEACLELFETDHIVGIQDMGAAGLTSSSFEMASRGGGGMRLYLDRVPMRETGMTPYELMLSESQERMLICAKKGREEEVIKLFAKYELDAAVIGEVTDTGRMELYWEGAIAGDLPVAIADEFAPILDRPTKRPAYLDEIANFDDTEEASFPSSTDALKTLLSHPEVADKRFIYEQYDSTIGAASITKIGESDAGLAYIYENDKAIALSVDCNPRFCYIDPKVGAAAAVAEAGRNVAMSGAAPLAITDCLNFGNPENPEVMWQFKEACEGIKEACLKLKTPVVSGNVSLYNESGGKSVFPTPAIATVGLLDDPKKALTMPFKRVGSLVYLLGETRGEFGGSLYMKVFAKKVAGKAPKLDLAVERLLWDCVINANQQGLLLAAHDVSVGGIATAVAKMALHGKLGFEGMVALGDERDLFCESFSRAIVEVAPDKKEAFESLIAQSGLNYEQIGKVTQADLIINGVSLSSSEMKALYFDSFAAIMELDS; this is encoded by the coding sequence ATGTCGCGGGATATTGAATCGCTATTAAAAGCGCATAAAATTTCAAACGAAGAGTATGAGCGGATAAATCGTATTTTGGGGCGCGAGCCCAATTTGACGGAGCTAGGCGTTATAGGCGCCATGTGGAGCGAACATTGTAGTTATAAATCAAGCAAGAAATATCTTCGCGGCTTTCCTAGCGAAGCCGAATGGGTCGTTCAGGGACCGGGCGAAAACGCGGGCGCGATCGATATTGGCGGCGGCTACGCGGCGGTTTTCAAAATGGAGAGCCACAATCATCCGAGTTTTATCGAGCCGTATCAGGGCGCGGCGACCGGCGTGGGCGGGATTTTGCGCGATATTTTCACGATGGGCGCGCGCCCGATCGCGAACCTAAATTCGCTTCGCTTTGGCGATATAACCAACGACGACGCGATAGGCAAACTACATCGCCGCTTGTTGCGCGGAGTGTCGGCGGGCATAAGCGGATACGGAAACTGCATAGGCGTGGCGATGTTAGGCGGCGAAACGACCTTTGACGAGAGCTATAATGGAAACATACTAGTCAACGCCTTCACGCTTGGCATAGTCAGAAAAGATCGCCTTTTTTACGGGCGATCCGAGGGGATCGGCAATCCGGTTATATACGTCGGCAGTAAAACGGGGCGCGACGGGCTTGGCGGCGCGGTGATGGCTTCGGACAGCTTCGCCGACGAGAGCAAATCGAAGCGCCCGACGGTGCAGGTGGGCGATCCGTTTACCGAAAAGCTGCTGATGGAAGCGTGCTTGGAGCTATTTGAAACCGATCATATCGTGGGTATTCAGGATATGGGCGCGGCGGGTTTGACAAGCTCTAGTTTTGAAATGGCTTCGCGCGGCGGCGGCGGAATGCGGCTCTATCTCGATAGGGTTCCTATGCGCGAAACGGGAATGACCCCGTATGAACTGATGTTATCCGAGTCGCAGGAGCGAATGCTAATCTGCGCTAAAAAAGGGCGCGAAGAGGAGGTTATTAAACTTTTCGCTAAATACGAGCTTGACGCGGCGGTAATCGGCGAGGTTACGGATACGGGACGAATGGAGCTGTATTGGGAGGGCGCTATTGCGGGCGATCTGCCCGTGGCGATCGCCGACGAGTTTGCGCCGATTTTAGACCGTCCGACCAAGCGTCCCGCGTATTTAGACGAGATCGCCAACTTTGACGATACGGAAGAGGCGAGTTTTCCCTCCTCTACCGACGCGCTCAAGACTCTGCTAAGCCACCCCGAAGTAGCCGACAAGCGGTTTATCTACGAGCAATACGACTCCACGATCGGCGCCGCCTCGATTACTAAAATCGGCGAGAGCGACGCTGGATTGGCGTATATTTATGAAAACGACAAAGCGATCGCTCTAAGCGTCGATTGTAACCCGCGCTTTTGCTATATCGATCCTAAAGTCGGCGCGGCGGCGGCGGTCGCCGAAGCGGGGCGCAACGTGGCGATGAGCGGCGCCGCTCCCCTTGCGATCACCGACTGCCTTAACTTCGGCAATCCGGAAAATCCCGAAGTGATGTGGCAGTTCAAAGAGGCGTGCGAAGGGATAAAAGAGGCGTGCCTCAAACTCAAAACGCCCGTCGTTAGCGGCAACGTGTCGCTCTACAACGAAAGTGGCGGCAAGAGCGTTTTTCCAACGCCCGCGATAGCGACCGTAGGCTTGCTAGACGATCCAAAAAAGGCGCTAACTATGCCGTTTAAGAGAGTCGGCAGTCTTGTATATCTGCTTGGCGAAACGCGCGGCGAGTTTGGCGGATCGCTATATATGAAAGTTTTCGCCAAAAAAGTAGCCGGCAAAGCGCCTAAGCTCGATCTCGCCGTCGAACGCCTTTTGTGGGATTGCGTTATCAACGCCAACCAACAAGGTTTATTGCTCGCCGCGCACGACGTAAGCGTCGGCGGCATAGCTACGGCGGTCGCTAAAATGGCGCTGCACGGCAAACTTGGCTTTGAAGGCATGGTCGCTCTTGGCGACGAGCGCGATCTCTTTTGCGAGAGTTTTTCGCGCGCGATCGTAGAGGTCGCGCCCGACAAGAAAGAGGCGTTTGAAAGCTTGATCGCGCAATCGGGGCTGAACTACGAGCAGATCGGGAAAGTGACGCAAGCCGATCTGATAATTAACGGCGTAAGCCTCTCTAGTTCCGAAATGAAAGCGCTATATTTCGACTCTTTTGCGGCGATTATGGAGTTAGATAGCTGA
- a CDS encoding HobA family DNA replication regulator codes for MEQLSNWTLSAIRADSPMMTWMEERRFDWVPAAHSAMTRLMRGVSFVIITDRNREWFAEYLTTTLNGSEKKRPLLPIFNARDILPHIDRANPNEIDLVQNMLSIAFGDRFIYWYIGRGDDARARAPKKSDDSFLWLMDEEAPNGFFMRSADRLIDIKLMQLAILFDKTINAVMFGEVNL; via the coding sequence GTGGAACAGCTCAGCAACTGGACGCTAAGCGCCATTCGCGCCGACAGCCCAATGATGACGTGGATGGAGGAAAGGCGTTTTGACTGGGTGCCGGCGGCGCACTCGGCTATGACTCGTCTAATGCGCGGCGTTTCGTTTGTTATCATAACCGATCGCAACCGCGAGTGGTTCGCCGAATATCTCACGACGACGCTAAACGGCAGCGAAAAAAAGCGACCTTTGCTTCCGATCTTTAACGCGCGCGATATTTTGCCGCACATTGATCGCGCAAATCCAAACGAGATCGATCTCGTGCAGAATATGCTCTCTATCGCCTTTGGAGATCGATTTATCTATTGGTATATCGGACGCGGCGACGACGCGCGCGCGCGCGCGCCCAAAAAAAGCGACGACAGCTTCCTATGGCTAATGGACGAGGAGGCGCCAAACGGCTTTTTTATGCGTTCGGCGGATCGCCTAATCGATATAAAACTAATGCAGTTAGCGATACTGTTTGATAAAACGATCAACGCCGTAATGTTTGGCGAGGTAAATCTCTAA
- the folP gene encoding dihydropteroate synthase, with amino-acid sequence MTQKLPFDINIAPILETIGCDKRGAELMLNKARVDRFFIKNLPCGAANILKQDALAIGAELAVSRYTPSCEAAHTDALLLATASQLKKLIDKEKTQPFGLRQIAQELQTFLKTNDNKAAVMGVINVNDDSFNPASRTNPNDALAKAEKMIADGAAYIDIGAISSRPGSAPIEPQAELARLKPAIDALYAAKIHEKTILSLDSYEPLPIKYALDRGFGLINDITGGKDERVLKLAAEYDARLCIMHMKDDPKTMQNDPRYDDVVETIDRFFAKRVEAAIEAGAKRLILDAGIGFGKNLSDNLKLISAQSHFLRFGYELLIGASRKSLIDAISPAAVGDRLGGTIALHLKAVEYGATIVRCHDVFEHVQALRMLDALNGDASICRER; translated from the coding sequence ATGACGCAAAAACTTCCGTTTGATATAAATATCGCGCCTATTTTAGAGACGATCGGTTGCGATAAAAGAGGCGCGGAGTTAATGCTGAATAAGGCGCGAGTCGATAGGTTTTTTATCAAAAACCTGCCTTGCGGCGCGGCGAATATTCTAAAACAAGACGCGCTCGCGATCGGCGCGGAACTCGCCGTAAGCCGCTATACGCCCTCGTGCGAAGCCGCGCATACCGACGCGCTGTTGCTCGCTACGGCTTCGCAGCTAAAAAAGCTGATCGATAAGGAGAAAACGCAACCGTTTGGTTTGAGGCAAATAGCTCAAGAGTTGCAAACGTTTCTCAAAACAAACGATAACAAAGCCGCCGTTATGGGCGTTATCAACGTCAACGACGATAGCTTCAATCCCGCAAGCAGGACAAACCCTAACGACGCGCTTGCGAAAGCCGAAAAAATGATAGCCGACGGAGCGGCGTATATCGATATAGGCGCGATTAGCTCGCGACCGGGGAGCGCGCCGATCGAACCGCAAGCGGAGCTGGCGCGGCTAAAACCGGCGATAGACGCGCTATACGCCGCGAAAATCCACGAAAAGACGATTTTAAGCCTCGATAGTTACGAGCCTTTGCCGATCAAATACGCGCTTGATCGCGGCTTTGGATTGATCAACGATATTACTGGAGGCAAAGACGAGCGCGTTTTGAAACTTGCCGCCGAATACGACGCTAGGCTTTGCATTATGCACATGAAGGACGATCCAAAAACGATGCAAAACGATCCGCGATACGACGACGTTGTAGAAACAATCGACCGCTTCTTTGCAAAGCGCGTGGAGGCGGCGATCGAAGCGGGCGCGAAACGGCTTATTTTGGACGCGGGTATTGGTTTTGGGAAAAATCTAAGCGACAATCTTAAACTAATATCCGCTCAGTCTCACTTTTTGCGTTTTGGATACGAGCTGCTTATCGGCGCTTCTCGCAAATCGCTAATAGACGCAATATCGCCCGCCGCCGTTGGCGATAGACTTGGCGGCACGATCGCGTTGCACCTTAAAGCGGTGGAATACGGCGCGACGATCGTCCGTTGCCACGACGTTTTTGAACACGTTCAGGCGCTACGCATGCTTGACGCGCTTAACGGCGACGCAAGTATTTGCCGCGAACGCTAA
- a CDS encoding Hpt domain-containing protein gives MGILDQAHKDFKYEIIDEFINHFEVMKDAMQPAILALENPIEYSYRLDELFRIFHNLKSACGYLKFEAMLRLSDFVESALDKAKASRGPASSEYVDWLLKVSDQYAIWFIDLVNNRDRFTPIAHADLFDTPHLLDKPNPSSR, from the coding sequence ATGGGAATCTTAGATCAAGCGCACAAAGATTTTAAATACGAAATCATAGACGAGTTTATCAACCACTTCGAGGTGATGAAAGACGCGATGCAGCCGGCGATACTCGCGCTGGAAAACCCGATCGAGTACTCATATCGCTTAGACGAGCTGTTTAGGATATTTCACAACCTTAAATCGGCGTGCGGATATTTGAAGTTCGAGGCGATGCTCCGCCTTTCGGATTTTGTGGAAAGCGCGTTAGACAAGGCGAAGGCAAGTCGGGGACCCGCCTCTTCGGAGTATGTGGATTGGTTGCTCAAAGTAAGCGATCAATACGCGATCTGGTTTATCGATCTGGTCAATAACCGCGATCGTTTTACGCCGATCGCGCACGCGGACCTTTTCGACACTCCGCATCTATTGGACAAACCAAATCCTTCTAGCCGATAG
- the hemW gene encoding radical SAM family heme chaperone HemW, which produces MIYAHIPFCRSKCPYCGFNSFAVLNPPQKAYVAALIRQFEADLELCGCDRFDSLYVGGGTPSIFAAVSYEPFFAKISPFLRGDAEITIEANPSSLTLDWAKTMRSYGVNRVSIGVQSFNDRKLKFLGRDHNAAQARGAVENARKAGFEQISVDFIYGAAIDTRALLLDDLKAAKSFGATHVSAYCLTIEENAPFFAKPEFASNDSELEREFSRAIEAAGYPRYEVSNYGKTISRHNLGYWEGRGYLGLGAGAVGFIDRGESAFRYSPRRAPQGYIDDPLDKTTEIIDRAALNDERLMLGLRCFTGFEAGVLSQKETQKAEFLVDRSLLNRGENRYRNADFWLSDEIWLYIKS; this is translated from the coding sequence TTGATTTACGCGCACATTCCGTTTTGTCGGTCAAAATGTCCGTATTGCGGATTTAATTCGTTTGCGGTCTTAAACCCGCCGCAAAAAGCCTACGTCGCGGCGCTTATTCGGCAGTTTGAAGCCGATCTTGAGCTATGCGGTTGCGATCGATTCGACTCGCTTTACGTCGGCGGAGGGACTCCGTCGATATTCGCGGCGGTAAGCTACGAGCCGTTTTTCGCAAAAATCTCGCCTTTTTTGCGCGGCGACGCGGAGATTACGATCGAGGCAAATCCAAGTTCGCTTACGCTAGATTGGGCTAAAACTATGCGAAGTTACGGCGTTAATCGCGTCAGTATCGGCGTTCAGAGCTTCAACGATCGCAAACTGAAATTTTTGGGGCGCGATCATAATGCGGCGCAAGCGAGAGGCGCGGTTGAGAACGCGCGTAAAGCGGGTTTCGAGCAAATTAGCGTCGATTTTATCTACGGCGCCGCGATCGATACGAGAGCCTTGCTGCTAGACGATCTTAAAGCGGCGAAAAGTTTCGGCGCGACGCACGTTAGCGCCTATTGCTTGACGATCGAGGAAAACGCGCCGTTTTTCGCAAAACCGGAGTTTGCGTCGAACGATAGCGAACTAGAACGCGAGTTTTCGCGGGCGATCGAGGCGGCGGGTTATCCGCGCTACGAGGTTTCAAACTACGGCAAAACGATCTCGCGCCACAATCTAGGCTATTGGGAGGGGCGCGGCTATTTGGGACTCGGCGCGGGCGCGGTCGGTTTTATCGATCGCGGCGAAAGCGCGTTTAGATACTCTCCGCGTAGAGCGCCGCAAGGCTACATAGACGATCCGCTTGACAAAACGACGGAGATTATCGATCGCGCCGCTTTGAACGACGAGCGGCTTATGTTGGGGCTGAGGTGTTTCACGGGCTTCGAGGCGGGCGTTTTAAGTCAAAAAGAGACGCAAAAAGCGGAGTTTCTAGTCGATCGGTCGCTGCTAAACAGAGGAGAAAATCGTTACCGCAACGCGGATTTTTGGCTCTCCGACGAGATATGGCTGTATATTAAAAGCTAA
- a CDS encoding RNA pyrophosphohydrolase has product MKKNYRPNVAAVILSSQYPNMCELFIAERSDVKGAWQFPQGGIDKNEDARTALFRELNEEIGTNEVEIIAEHPDWISYDFPMSVADKMYPYDGQKQKYFLVRLKNSAEINLDTKSPEFTRFKFVPMNEALKKVSFFKRPIYKRVLAHFKKSGYL; this is encoded by the coding sequence GTGAAAAAGAACTATCGCCCGAACGTCGCCGCCGTAATCCTCTCTAGCCAATATCCCAATATGTGCGAACTGTTTATAGCCGAACGAAGCGACGTAAAAGGAGCTTGGCAGTTTCCGCAAGGCGGCATAGACAAAAACGAGGACGCGCGAACCGCGCTGTTTCGCGAACTGAACGAGGAGATTGGCACAAACGAGGTGGAGATTATAGCCGAACATCCCGATTGGATCAGTTACGACTTCCCCATGTCCGTCGCCGACAAAATGTATCCCTACGACGGGCAAAAGCAAAAATACTTCTTGGTGCGGCTAAAAAACAGCGCCGAGATCAATCTAGACACGAAATCGCCGGAATTTACGCGCTTTAAGTTCGTCCCTATGAACGAGGCGCTAAAAAAGGTTTCGTTTTTCAAGCGCCCGATATATAAAAGAGTGCTGGCGCACTTCAAAAAAAGCGGATATCTATAA
- a CDS encoding aspartate kinase — protein MLIVQKYGGTSVGSIERIKAVAERVKRAADGGAQVVVVVSAMSGETNNLIDMALQISKAPPAKAMDLLLSSGERVACALTAMALNELGVEAIALSGRQAGIVTDDTHTKARIEEISNAPVLKRVNEGKIVVIAGFQGATRNGEVTTLGRGGSDLTAVAIAGAIKADLCEIYTDVDGVYTTDPRVEDKAKKLTRISYDEMLELASLGAKVLQNRSVELAKKLGVKLVTRSSFNDNEGTLITNEEECMEKPIVSGIALDKNQARASLIGVDDRPGIAAEIFGALANGAINVDMIVQTIGQDGKTDLDFTIPSTELEQTKRALSGFGGALGRQEFDDQVCKVSIVGVGMKSHSGVAARMFSALAKENINILMISTSEIKISVVIARKYGELAVRILHAAYELDK, from the coding sequence ATGCTGATCGTTCAAAAATACGGCGGGACAAGCGTTGGCTCCATAGAGCGAATAAAGGCTGTGGCGGAGCGCGTTAAACGCGCCGCCGACGGGGGCGCTCAAGTCGTCGTGGTCGTTTCGGCTATGAGCGGCGAAACAAACAATCTAATCGATATGGCTTTGCAAATTAGCAAAGCGCCGCCCGCGAAGGCGATGGACCTGCTCCTTTCTAGCGGCGAGCGCGTCGCCTGCGCGTTGACGGCGATGGCGTTAAACGAGCTTGGGGTAGAGGCGATCGCGCTAAGCGGCAGGCAAGCAGGAATCGTTACCGACGATACGCACACCAAAGCCAGAATCGAGGAAATATCGAACGCGCCGGTATTAAAGCGCGTAAACGAAGGCAAAATCGTCGTTATCGCGGGCTTTCAGGGCGCGACTCGCAACGGAGAGGTTACAACGCTAGGACGCGGCGGATCAGACCTGACGGCGGTGGCGATCGCGGGCGCGATTAAAGCCGATCTGTGCGAGATATACACCGACGTCGATGGAGTTTACACCACAGACCCGCGCGTGGAGGACAAAGCCAAAAAGCTAACTCGCATAAGCTACGACGAGATGCTAGAGCTTGCCAGCTTGGGCGCGAAAGTATTGCAGAACAGATCGGTCGAATTAGCTAAAAAACTTGGCGTAAAGCTGGTGACCAGAAGCAGTTTTAACGACAATGAGGGAACATTGATTACAAACGAGGAAGAGTGCATGGAAAAACCGATTGTAAGCGGCATAGCGCTGGACAAAAATCAAGCCAGAGCGAGTCTGATCGGCGTTGACGATCGCCCCGGCATAGCCGCGGAGATATTCGGCGCGTTGGCAAACGGGGCGATCAACGTGGATATGATCGTCCAAACGATCGGACAAGACGGCAAAACCGATCTTGACTTTACGATCCCCTCCACGGAGTTAGAGCAGACTAAACGCGCCCTTAGCGGTTTTGGAGGCGCGCTGGGCAGACAGGAGTTTGACGATCAGGTTTGCAAGGTAAGCATAGTCGGGGTTGGCATGAAATCGCATAGCGGCGTGGCGGCGAGAATGTTTAGCGCGCTTGCCAAAGAAAATATCAACATTTTAATGATCAGCACGAGCGAAATAAAAATTAGCGTCGTGATCGCGAGAAAATACGGCGAACTTGCCGTAAGAATTCTCCACGCCGCCTACGAGTTGGATAAATAA